A window of Polyodon spathula isolate WHYD16114869_AA chromosome 22, ASM1765450v1, whole genome shotgun sequence contains these coding sequences:
- the LOC121297419 gene encoding methionine adenosyltransferase 2 subunit beta-like isoform X2, producing the protein MPEFLQELSQENVHIPFRRVLVTGATGLLGRAVYKEFQDNDWYTVGCGYSRARPRFEKCNLLDADAVRAMIQEFQPHVIVHCAAERRPDVVESQTDAAIQLNVSAAGNLAKAAGVIFLIYISTDYVFDGRNPPYDVNDTPNPLNMYGKTKLEGEREVLRNNMGAAVLRVPVLYGDVEKLEESAITVLLDKVQNSTDSCSIDHCQQRFPTYVKDVGRVCRQLAESRLQDPSLRGIFHFSGNEQMTKYEMACAIADAFNLPSSHLRPVTEAPVGSGALRPHNPQLDCSRLENLDIGHRTPFKQGIKESLWPFLHDKRWRQSVFH; encoded by the exons ATGCCAGAATTTCTCCAGGAATTAAGCCAG GAGAATGTTCACATCCCATTCAGACGTGTCCTAGTAACTGGAGCCACAGGGTTACTAGGGCGGGCAGTTTACAAGGAGTTTCAAGACAATGACTGGTACACAGTTGGCTGTGGGTACAGTCGTGCCCGACCCAGATTTGAAAAATGCAATTTGCTGGATGCTGATGCTGTAAGAGCGATGATTCAGGAGTTTCAG CCCCATGTTATAGTGCACTGTGCTGCAGAGAGGAGGCCAGATGTGGTAGAAAGTCAGACGGATGCTGCGATACAGCTGAATGTATCTGCTGCAGGAAACCTGGCCAAAGCAGCAG gtgtgaTTTTTTTGATCTACATCAGCACAGATTATGTATTTGATGGAAGAAATCCTCCATATGACGTTAATGACACTCCAAACCCATTAAACATGTATGGAAAAACAAAGCTGGAAGGAGAAAGAGAGGTCCTCCGAAATAATATGG GAGCGGCAGTTCTCAGAGTTCCTGTTCTATACGGAGACGTCGAAAAGCTTGAGGAGAGCGCCATAACTGTGCTGTTAGATAAAGTTCAAAACTCCACAGATTCGTGCAGCATAGACCACTGTCAGCAGAGGTTCCCCACCTATGTGAAGGACGTGGGTCGAGTGTGCCGCCAACTAGCAGAGAGCCGTCTCCAG GATCCTTCTTTGAGAGGCATTTTCCACTTCTCTGGTAATGAGCAGATGACCAAATATGAAATGGCATGTGCAATAGCAGATGCCTTCAACCTGCCAAGTAGCCACCTGAGACCA GTCACTGAAGCCCCGGTGGGGTCAGGAGCTCTTCGTCCACACAATCCTCAACTGGACTGCTCCCGTCTAGAGAATCTGGATATTGGACACAGGACACCCTTCAAACAGGGGATCAAGGAGAGCCTTTGGCCTTTCCTCCATGACAAGAGATGGAGACAATCGGTCTTCCATTAA
- the LOC121297419 gene encoding methionine adenosyltransferase 2 subunit beta-like isoform X1, whose translation MKPSMIIPKAEMGGREKELKIHFKPGHVEVAEENVHIPFRRVLVTGATGLLGRAVYKEFQDNDWYTVGCGYSRARPRFEKCNLLDADAVRAMIQEFQPHVIVHCAAERRPDVVESQTDAAIQLNVSAAGNLAKAAGVIFLIYISTDYVFDGRNPPYDVNDTPNPLNMYGKTKLEGEREVLRNNMGAAVLRVPVLYGDVEKLEESAITVLLDKVQNSTDSCSIDHCQQRFPTYVKDVGRVCRQLAESRLQDPSLRGIFHFSGNEQMTKYEMACAIADAFNLPSSHLRPVTEAPVGSGALRPHNPQLDCSRLENLDIGHRTPFKQGIKESLWPFLHDKRWRQSVFH comes from the exons ATGAAACCGTCAATGATTATTCCAAAGGCAGagatgggagggagggagaaagaattgaaaatacattttaagccaGGTCATGTGGAAGTTGCAGAG GAGAATGTTCACATCCCATTCAGACGTGTCCTAGTAACTGGAGCCACAGGGTTACTAGGGCGGGCAGTTTACAAGGAGTTTCAAGACAATGACTGGTACACAGTTGGCTGTGGGTACAGTCGTGCCCGACCCAGATTTGAAAAATGCAATTTGCTGGATGCTGATGCTGTAAGAGCGATGATTCAGGAGTTTCAG CCCCATGTTATAGTGCACTGTGCTGCAGAGAGGAGGCCAGATGTGGTAGAAAGTCAGACGGATGCTGCGATACAGCTGAATGTATCTGCTGCAGGAAACCTGGCCAAAGCAGCAG gtgtgaTTTTTTTGATCTACATCAGCACAGATTATGTATTTGATGGAAGAAATCCTCCATATGACGTTAATGACACTCCAAACCCATTAAACATGTATGGAAAAACAAAGCTGGAAGGAGAAAGAGAGGTCCTCCGAAATAATATGG GAGCGGCAGTTCTCAGAGTTCCTGTTCTATACGGAGACGTCGAAAAGCTTGAGGAGAGCGCCATAACTGTGCTGTTAGATAAAGTTCAAAACTCCACAGATTCGTGCAGCATAGACCACTGTCAGCAGAGGTTCCCCACCTATGTGAAGGACGTGGGTCGAGTGTGCCGCCAACTAGCAGAGAGCCGTCTCCAG GATCCTTCTTTGAGAGGCATTTTCCACTTCTCTGGTAATGAGCAGATGACCAAATATGAAATGGCATGTGCAATAGCAGATGCCTTCAACCTGCCAAGTAGCCACCTGAGACCA GTCACTGAAGCCCCGGTGGGGTCAGGAGCTCTTCGTCCACACAATCCTCAACTGGACTGCTCCCGTCTAGAGAATCTGGATATTGGACACAGGACACCCTTCAAACAGGGGATCAAGGAGAGCCTTTGGCCTTTCCTCCATGACAAGAGATGGAGACAATCGGTCTTCCATTAA